CTGTAATTCTATGTAATTTCAGTGCGATTTAACAAGAATGTGCCATTAAGTACAAAGCATTTGCTGCAGgcaatatttgtattttctattTTGGCTACTTTGGAgaagaaataatttcaatacGAGTTTCATAGCTATTACTTGAGCAATCCTTAAATAGTAATATTGGGCTGTTTTACGACGATTAACCCCTAAGAGGTAATACTTTTCCAACAACTAGGTATTCTGAAATACCTACTATATTTAGGCAGTAGTCCACTGACCCCATGCATATTTACTTCAAGTTGCATTATGAatactaaacaaaaatttcaagTCGGGATACGTAATTCCGTAATTTCCAACAGCCCTctcacaattttaattacacgTGCCTTCTGTCTAAGCAGCGTTAAATCCAGAATTTATGATGTCGAAAATAAAAGTAGCGATTTAAATCCGATTTCCGACGGCGCGCACTAATCTTTAATGACGTTTAGTTTTACGGAGCACtcaattatttttagaaaCTACTCGATCTAAGTTAGAAGTGGTGTTTTAATATCATTTATTGATTAAAATAGCGTTCTTCTAAAATGATATTACTTATTCGTCGTTGTTAacaagaaaacatttttcttttctaacAGTCTTTAACGATACTTTGAAATGGACTGCTTCCAATATCTTTGTGTTATAATAACAATCTGATTCTATGACTTATAAAATTGACCTTACTTAAATCCCTTTAATTTTCGTTGAGCGCGATATGGGGAtattaaatcaatattttctttggccAACTCACGATGTTATCTTTTTAGCAGGACtgtaaaatatttgctgaGATAAAACTTTATGTTCAGCCTTTACAAGCTTTGGCCCgcacttaattttttttacaattgcACTAATATATTGATGGAAAAATGCTCTGCATCTTGTAGCAGATCCGGACTCACCTATTTGAGATACACGTCCTGACAAAAGGGCTTTCCTATTCTGGTAATCATAATTctcaaatgaaatttttcACTGGATAATGAAATCTGGGGATCTCCTGGTCGTTGTGGCTCCTACTCGCTGTGAATATTGAACGGATACTGATCTGAAGGCAGATCCATTGCTCTTTTCACACTTCACTTAAAGTGCCAAAAACTCTAGTAGTTCAGactcacactcgcacagaCACATGTCACCAACTGGCAAAcagaaatattatatatattaagcaAATATGTGTGCTAATAAACAATGTATCAAAAGAGCGGCAAGCTGCTATCTGAGATCTGCGAACGGCGAACTGGGTGAACCTGCGAATGAAGCCCGAGCTGTTTGCCCAACCAATTTAGCGCTTGTTGCAAAATGAAAGCCGTTTTTCAAACTGAAGTCGCGCGCCCGCTCGCTCCGGATTGAGATATATGTACTACTCGGATCCCGATTCTCGCATATCACAAAGCTCAGATACAGTAGTAACGAGCACGGAAATTTTTATATCGGCACGCTGCGCATGCTCAATTGATTTGCAGCTTTTTTGCTAGCTTTGGCCAAATTGATTTACCGGCTGTTCTGCCGAGCTAATTTCACATCATAACTTTTGGCTTAACTGGTTCGGCATCGGTTTAGCAGTTAGCTTTCCTCGCCATCATGTGATGgattaattaaacaataattactAATTGTCAGTAATCAATAATTGCCGAAcaaacaaaaggccaaaagcgTGACAcgtttttttggccaactcctCGAAAACTGATTGTTTGATGACGTAGGCAACAGTTCCCATGCCTTTTAAAAAGATACCTACGACATTCGATATTtagattgttttttttttttttatattaatattaacaATACTGAAAACGTACAAAAGTATATCGATCGATATGAAAGACCATATCTCTATAAGTTCTTATATTATTCTAGAAAACTTGTGgttttaaatgttttcacAGTCCCGATTTGAATTTTCCAAACTCAAAGCACTGCACCAGTTTGAAATATTGCAAAGACTTTCTTCAatcataaacaatttttatttaagatgCATATTCCATTGATAAGAcgtttaaatgaaatgtattcaTCGTTTCTTTAAGGGTACATTAAGTAGCTATATGTAAGCTAGCACATGGTAATGACAACAACGATTCAGTTAAGCAATTTaatgtaaactttttaaaagggTACAAAATTTAGCAATTCTAGAAACAACCTTTTCTTCTTTAACTCATCGGTAACTTTCTGAATACCCCAAAATCTATGCTCACGATGGCCAATATCCTCATAATTTTCTTTCCATGCTATGCTATCAATCAACAAATGTATGCTAATTTTATTTGACGGATTTGTTGCAAAGCCGTCTCAGCGTTGATTCCCGATGTAAATAAACTTACGAAAATCGCAAATATCTATCACTTCGTCCCCAGTGGGCCGCGCTTAACCTTGTTATTGAACTCCCGCCCGGATTGTCGCAGCTTCCATCTAAGTGATACCTATTAAACAAACGCCACAACAAAACAGGTGACAATCATATTTTTCcacaaaaaaagagagagataATATTTGCCgctaattcaatttattgtgctttgtgtttatttgcattgGGAATCCGAGGAGCTGAAGTTGTTTACATTGGCAATTTCACAGTCATTATGGTCTCCCTTATATGGGGTATAATGTAAAGTGCAAACAAGAAAATTTCACAGATTCCACTGGTTATATGTTCAGGCTGACGGTTGTTTCCTCTCCAAATCCCGGATGAGGCGGTGGAAGATCCTTAAACCGTTTCCATACCAATTCATTTCTAAAGACCTTATCAAAGAATTTGTTAGCCCTCACATAGTTTGGATTCCGTATGAATCTCTTCTGCCGACCTCGCtcctttttccatttctcgAGGCCTTTGGTATAGCTAGTTGATTCAAAGCTTATATCTTTCTGATCCTTATTCGTGCTGTTAGGTGATTCACCTCCTTGCTTGACCGGGGTTTCAGTTTCAGAAGACTCTGAGTGTGTTTCGGTGATTCCTGTAGATGAAGAAACCAGATTGGCAGTCATAagcaacaataaaatgaaaattgccaACAATGAACTAGACATGTTTGGTTAGCGACAGATCGGACAGTTttgaacaatttaaaataaacggCTATAATGATCTATGActtattgaaaattaattaggTTACGGCTAATGGGGCGATAATTCAAAACACTGAGcacatttttatattgatCGATGCGCAGATTGTGATAGAATTATTCACACAAATCGTTCTAATCTATTGTAGCCGTTCGATATAGTCGCTATATCACTATTCGCTATAATCGATTTTCCCGTCTATTAGGTTCCCGTTAGTCAGCGAGaagatataaaaaatcaaaattgtaAATTCAAACAAGAGataacgctatagtcgagttccccgactatctgatacccgttactcagctagtgaaagtgcgaaggagagtcttcaacagtgacagtttttggcggtttgtgggcgtaaaagtgggcgtggcaaaaagttttttggcaaataaatagaaatttacaaaactaatacaaaaatgaaaaaatatcaaaacatttttcaaaagtgtgggcgtcgcagctttgggcggtttgtggcatcgacaaacttgcgctgcgtctatgtctctggagtctgtgtggcttagtctcaactttctagctttagttgttcctgagatctcagcgttcatacaAACGGATTGCCAAATCGACTcgtctattgatcctgatcaagaatatatatactttatatggtcggaaacccttccttctgcctgttacatacttttcaacgaatcaagtactcttttactctataagtaacgggtataaaaaccacGAACTTTCCTAATTCTACATTGTAGAGCGTGACAGTATTCTGCAGCTTGGGGGCGTTATGGTCGGCAGGGATGAAATCGATGAAAATTAGCAAGAAAAAAAGAGTGTAGTCCCCGCTAAGTAATgcccaaaaactgccacgcccacaattttgacaaatagtttaattttttgtttttttttttaggcttgtaatttttttatcGAATTGCCATAAAACTTTTTGTTACGCCTACTCCAACGCGcgcaaactgcccaaaactatcacgcccatactttttaaaaatatttcagttttttgtcataaatttattagtcatatttatattagtcttgtaaattatTATCGACGATAAcacgcccatacttttgaaaaaggttttaattttttttcattttaatcgatttgccaaaaatctttttgccacgcccacaaaccgcccagagctgccacgcccacacttttgggaaatgttttaatagtttttcatatttttattagtatttaaaatttctattgatctgcaaacaaactttttgttacgcccaccctaacgcccacaaaccgccaaagacTGCCAGTGCTAACATTTCTGGGTAAcagggtatcagatagtcgggaaacaCGACTACAGCGTTGTCTCTTGTTTTAGTTGTGGAATCGtaattaaaatagattttgTGTCATAACTGCAGAATGTTGGGTATGATGTTACTGTTTTTAAGTCCTCGGAAATCTAGTACTTTTTTAACGAAAGGTCTAATTTTACCGGTCAAGTACGGTCACACTACCAAGCGCAATTGTGAGGATTTTTAGATTTGGTCAGTAAATGGactaaacacacacaaaatataGAGGACTGAAGCAGAATTACTTGTTGGAAGTCACAATGCCACCTACGATTAACAATTCGGCGGTAAGCAGTGCCGCCGAAAAGCGAACCCAGCGGCAAACGGAGCGCAAGTAAGTGGACAGATCCCTAAGCAGACACGAGACCTACGATTACCTTGCAGATCCGAGATAATTTGCCGCGTGAAGTATGGAAACAACCTGCCGGATATACCCTTCGATCTGAAGTTCCTGCAGTACCCTTTCGACAGTCACCGCTTCGTGCAGTACAATCCAACGTCGC
This genomic stretch from Drosophila yakuba strain Tai18E2 chromosome 3R, Prin_Dyak_Tai18E2_2.1, whole genome shotgun sequence harbors:
- the LOC6535323 gene encoding uncharacterized protein LOC6535323, with product PYLTGKIRPFVKKVLDFRGLKNRITETHSESSETETPVKQGGESPNSTNKDQKDISFESTSYTKGLEKWKKERGRQKRFIRNPNYVRANKFFDKVFRNELVWKRFKDLPPPHPGFGEETTVSLNI